One region of Pongo pygmaeus isolate AG05252 chromosome 21, NHGRI_mPonPyg2-v2.0_pri, whole genome shotgun sequence genomic DNA includes:
- the LOC129022126 gene encoding cytochrome c oxidase subunit 7B, mitochondrial-like: MFPLVKNKLSHLQVRSIQQTMARQSHQKRTPDFHNKYGNTVLASGATFCIAIWTYITTQIGIEWNPSPVGRVTPQNGKNSNHTSWCNNELFKKQLTIDAKLKHCVLIKIWH; this comes from the coding sequence ATGTTTCCCTTGGTCAAAAACAAACTAAGTCATCTCCAAGTTCGAAGCATTCAGCAAACAATGGCAAGGCAGAGCCACCAGAAACGTACACCTGATTTTCATAACAAATATGGTAATACTGTATTAGCTAGTGGAGCCACTTTCTGTATTGCTATATGGACATATATAACAACacaaattggaatagaatggaacccATCCCCTGTTGGCAGAGTCACCCCCCAAAATGGAAAGAACAGTAATCATACCAGCTGGTGTAATAATGAATTGTTTAAAAAACAGCTCACAATTGATGCCAAGTTAAAGCACTGTGTACTCATTAAGATATGgcattaa